A single Lolium perenne isolate Kyuss_39 chromosome 6, Kyuss_2.0, whole genome shotgun sequence DNA region contains:
- the LOC127305910 gene encoding probable fucosyltransferase 8 isoform X2 — MEAKKTPAGAHNKAVIGVWTVRGGDKEPRRGCRPPPEVLVVGFLGTMALLVLSFGGGGLMPIGLPRAELVQRPDVASPVHGDPDRDKPPSSLRQDQADGRLLSGLLSPAFDDKACRSRYASYLYRRSSPFRPSPYLVERLRRYEARHRRCGPGSPLFKEAVEHLRSGRNAARSECQYAVWTPFNGLGNRMLALASTFLYALLTDRVLLVHAPQEFDGLFCDPFPGSSWTLPAGFPISDFEGTFTMASPASYKNMKRVGEISGNRLINVTAEALPAYVFLDLIQSYTGAAFCESDQRVLAKFNWMVVKSDVYFATAFFLVPAYRRELARLFPEKEAVFHHLARYLFHPSNDVWGTLRRLYEAYLAGADERLGLQVRVFPELPVPFETTYGQIMRCSAQEDLLPKVARDDGAATSSSAVPPPDGANKTTSILVTSLSPEYYERIRGVYRSNMTDARGHVVVHQPSHEGAQHTEARGHNQRALAEIYLLSFCDRIVTTAVSTFGYVAHGVAGVRPVVLLRAPSPEMPAEPPCVRSLSVEPCLHAPPQQMCDAPEGSDIGTRVPYVRHCEDVHRGVKLFS, encoded by the exons ATGGAGGCCAAGAAGACGCCGGCAGGAGCTCACAACAAGGCCGTCATCGGCGTCTGGACGGTGCGTGGCGGCGACAAGGAGCCGCGGCGGGGATGCCGTCCGCCGCCAGAGGTGCTCGTGGTCGGGTTCTTGGGCACCATGGCGTTGCTCGTCCTGTCGTTCGGCGGTGGCGGCCTGATGCCGATCGGGCTGCCAAGGGCGGAGCTCGTGCAAAGGCCAG ATGTGGCGTCACCCGTGCATGGAGATCCTGATCGTGACAAGCCGCCGTCGTCACTTCGGCAAGACCAAGCAGACGGCCGCCTCCTCAGCGGGCTGCTCTCTCCGGCCTTCGACGACAAGGCATGCCGTTCCCGCTACGCGTCGTACCTCTACCGCCGCTCATCACCGTTCCGCCCGTCGCCCTACCTCGTGGAGCGCCTCCGGCGGTACGAGGCCCGGCACAGGCGGTGCGGCCCGGGGTCCCCGCTCTTCAAGGAAGCCGTCGAGCACCTGCGGTCCGGCCGCAACGCCGCACGCTCCGAGTGCCAGTACGCGGTTTGGACGCCGTTCAACGGCCTCGGCAACCGCATGCTCGCGCTCGCCTCCACGTTCCTCTACGCGCTGCTCACCGACCGCGTCCTGCTCGTGCACGCGCCGCAGGAGTTCGACGGCCTCTTCTGTGACCCCTTCCCGGGAAGCTCCTGGACGCTGCCCGCGGGCTTCCCGATCTCCGACTTCGAAGGCACCTTCACCATGGCGTCGCCGGCGAGCTACAAGAACATGAAGAGGGTCGGCGAGATAAGCGGCAACCGCCTGATAAACGTCACCGCCGAGGCGCTGCCCGCGTACGTGTTCCTCGACCTCATCCAGTCCTACACGGGCGCCGCCTTCTGCGAGTCCGACCAGCGCGTGCTCGCAAAGTTCAACTGGATGGTTGTCAAGTCCGACGTCTACTTCGCCACCGCGTTCTTCCTCGTGCCGGCGTACCGGCGTGAGCTCGCGCGGCTGTTCCCTGAGAAGGAGGCCGTGTTCCACCACCTCGCGCGGTACCTCTTCCACCCGTCCAACGACGTGTGGGGCACCTTGCGTCGGCTCTACGAGGCCTACCTCGCCGGAGCGGACGAGCGCCTCGGCCTCCAGGTGCGCGTGTTCCCGGAGTTGCCGGTGCCGTTCGAGACCACGTACGGCCAGATCATGCGGTGCTCAGCGCAGGAGGACTTGCTGCCCAAGGTCGCGCGGGACGACGGCGCGGCGACAAGCTCCTCAGCCGTGCCACCGCCCGATGGCGCGAACAAGACGACATCCATACTGGTGACGTCCTTGTCGCCGGAGTACTACGAGCGCATCCGCGGCGTGTACCGCAGCAACATGACGGATGCCAGGGGGCACGTGGTGGTGCACCAGCCGAGCCACGAGGGGGCGCAGCACACGGAGGCGCGCGGCCACAACCAGAGGGCGCTGGCGGAGATATACCTGCTGAGCTTCTGCGACCGCATTGTCACCACGGCCGTGTCGACGTTCGGCTACGTCGCGCACGGTGTTGCTGGGGTGCGGCCGGTGGTGCTGCTGCGAGCGCCGTCGCCAGAGATGCCTGCCGAGCCGCCGTGCGTCCGGTCGTTATCTGTCGAGCCTTGCCTTCATGCCCCGCCGCAGCAGATGTGCGATGCACCGGAAGGGAGCGACATTGGGACGCGCGTGCCTTATGTCCGGCATTGCGAGGATGTGCATAGAGGTGTCAAACTGTTCAGTTAG
- the LOC127305910 gene encoding probable fucosyltransferase 8 isoform X1 produces MEAKKTPAGAHNKAVIGVWTVRGGDKEPRRGCRPPPEVLVVGFLGTMALLVLSFGGGGLMPIGLPRAELVQRPGRDVASPVHGDPDRDKPPSSLRQDQADGRLLSGLLSPAFDDKACRSRYASYLYRRSSPFRPSPYLVERLRRYEARHRRCGPGSPLFKEAVEHLRSGRNAARSECQYAVWTPFNGLGNRMLALASTFLYALLTDRVLLVHAPQEFDGLFCDPFPGSSWTLPAGFPISDFEGTFTMASPASYKNMKRVGEISGNRLINVTAEALPAYVFLDLIQSYTGAAFCESDQRVLAKFNWMVVKSDVYFATAFFLVPAYRRELARLFPEKEAVFHHLARYLFHPSNDVWGTLRRLYEAYLAGADERLGLQVRVFPELPVPFETTYGQIMRCSAQEDLLPKVARDDGAATSSSAVPPPDGANKTTSILVTSLSPEYYERIRGVYRSNMTDARGHVVVHQPSHEGAQHTEARGHNQRALAEIYLLSFCDRIVTTAVSTFGYVAHGVAGVRPVVLLRAPSPEMPAEPPCVRSLSVEPCLHAPPQQMCDAPEGSDIGTRVPYVRHCEDVHRGVKLFS; encoded by the exons ATGGAGGCCAAGAAGACGCCGGCAGGAGCTCACAACAAGGCCGTCATCGGCGTCTGGACGGTGCGTGGCGGCGACAAGGAGCCGCGGCGGGGATGCCGTCCGCCGCCAGAGGTGCTCGTGGTCGGGTTCTTGGGCACCATGGCGTTGCTCGTCCTGTCGTTCGGCGGTGGCGGCCTGATGCCGATCGGGCTGCCAAGGGCGGAGCTCGTGCAAAGGCCAGGTAGAG ATGTGGCGTCACCCGTGCATGGAGATCCTGATCGTGACAAGCCGCCGTCGTCACTTCGGCAAGACCAAGCAGACGGCCGCCTCCTCAGCGGGCTGCTCTCTCCGGCCTTCGACGACAAGGCATGCCGTTCCCGCTACGCGTCGTACCTCTACCGCCGCTCATCACCGTTCCGCCCGTCGCCCTACCTCGTGGAGCGCCTCCGGCGGTACGAGGCCCGGCACAGGCGGTGCGGCCCGGGGTCCCCGCTCTTCAAGGAAGCCGTCGAGCACCTGCGGTCCGGCCGCAACGCCGCACGCTCCGAGTGCCAGTACGCGGTTTGGACGCCGTTCAACGGCCTCGGCAACCGCATGCTCGCGCTCGCCTCCACGTTCCTCTACGCGCTGCTCACCGACCGCGTCCTGCTCGTGCACGCGCCGCAGGAGTTCGACGGCCTCTTCTGTGACCCCTTCCCGGGAAGCTCCTGGACGCTGCCCGCGGGCTTCCCGATCTCCGACTTCGAAGGCACCTTCACCATGGCGTCGCCGGCGAGCTACAAGAACATGAAGAGGGTCGGCGAGATAAGCGGCAACCGCCTGATAAACGTCACCGCCGAGGCGCTGCCCGCGTACGTGTTCCTCGACCTCATCCAGTCCTACACGGGCGCCGCCTTCTGCGAGTCCGACCAGCGCGTGCTCGCAAAGTTCAACTGGATGGTTGTCAAGTCCGACGTCTACTTCGCCACCGCGTTCTTCCTCGTGCCGGCGTACCGGCGTGAGCTCGCGCGGCTGTTCCCTGAGAAGGAGGCCGTGTTCCACCACCTCGCGCGGTACCTCTTCCACCCGTCCAACGACGTGTGGGGCACCTTGCGTCGGCTCTACGAGGCCTACCTCGCCGGAGCGGACGAGCGCCTCGGCCTCCAGGTGCGCGTGTTCCCGGAGTTGCCGGTGCCGTTCGAGACCACGTACGGCCAGATCATGCGGTGCTCAGCGCAGGAGGACTTGCTGCCCAAGGTCGCGCGGGACGACGGCGCGGCGACAAGCTCCTCAGCCGTGCCACCGCCCGATGGCGCGAACAAGACGACATCCATACTGGTGACGTCCTTGTCGCCGGAGTACTACGAGCGCATCCGCGGCGTGTACCGCAGCAACATGACGGATGCCAGGGGGCACGTGGTGGTGCACCAGCCGAGCCACGAGGGGGCGCAGCACACGGAGGCGCGCGGCCACAACCAGAGGGCGCTGGCGGAGATATACCTGCTGAGCTTCTGCGACCGCATTGTCACCACGGCCGTGTCGACGTTCGGCTACGTCGCGCACGGTGTTGCTGGGGTGCGGCCGGTGGTGCTGCTGCGAGCGCCGTCGCCAGAGATGCCTGCCGAGCCGCCGTGCGTCCGGTCGTTATCTGTCGAGCCTTGCCTTCATGCCCCGCCGCAGCAGATGTGCGATGCACCGGAAGGGAGCGACATTGGGACGCGCGTGCCTTATGTCCGGCATTGCGAGGATGTGCATAGAGGTGTCAAACTGTTCAGTTAG